The sequence GAATCCCGGCTCGCCGGGGCCCGCCGGCCGCAGCGTTCCGGGCTCGCGCTTTTCGAACGGATCAGGGTTGCGTTCCTCGATGGGCGCGAATTTCGATCCGCCGGGGCCGCGGCTCGACTCGTCCCGGAACCCGACCGCGCCTTCCGGCCCGGAGGCGACGCCGAGCGCCGGCGGTGAAACCGGCTCGGCGCCGTCAATGGCGGCGGCCGCCGCGGCCGCGAGGCCCGCTCCGGCGTAAGCCGGCCTCATCTTCCCGGCCGAGATATCGCGCGCCGTCGATCCGAGGAGGACCCAGGCGTTGTTGTGCGAATACCGGGCCCAGACGCCGCCCTGCGTCGGCCAGATGCCGATGAGGTCGTCGGTCCCATCCCCGTCGATGTCGCCCGTCGTGATCAGGGTCGCCGGAGAAGCCAGCTTGACCCAGGCGCCGGTGATCGAATTCCGGTAAAAGGCGCCCTGGCCGTCCCAGGTGCCGAGCAGGTCGTCCCGGCCGTCGCCGTTCATGTCGCCGGAGGCGATGTGCCGCGCCGTCGACGAGATCTGGGCCCAGGCGTTGTTGTGCGAGTACTTGACCCAGATGCCGCCCTGGCTCGGCCAGAGCCCGATGAGGTCGTCGACGCCGTCCCCGTCGAGATCGCCGCAGGCGATCATGGTCGCCTGCGAGGCCATCCTCACCCAGGCGCCCGTGACGGAGTTGCGGTAGAAGACGCCCTGGCCGTCCCACGTGCCGAGCAGGTCCACGCGCCCGTCCCCGTTCATGTCCCCCGCGGCGATGTAGACAGCCGTCGAGGACAGCCGGGCCCAGGCGTTGTTGTGCGAGTACCTGACCCAGATGCCGCCCTGGCTCGGCCAGAGGCCGGCCAGGTCGTCGATGCCGTCGCCGTCGAAATCCCCGACCGTGATCATGGTCGCGGGAGAGGCCAGGCGGACCCAGGCCGCCGTGTCGGAGTTCCTGTAATAGACGCCCTGGGCGTCCCAGGTCGCCACGAAGTCGTCCTTCCTGACGGCCAGGGTGAAATTAGCGTCGGATTCGTCCGAGGTCCCGCCCTGCCAGACGAGGACCCGGTAGTCCGTCCCGGCCGTCTCGTTCGAGGCTATCGTCCAGGCGAATGTCCCGGCGGAGGCCGCGGCCGTCCCCAGGGTCTTGGCGTAGACGCCGCCCTTATAGAGGTCGATCGTGACGTCGCCGGCGAGCCCCGTGGATGTCCACGTTATATCGTGGCTCGACCCGGCCACCCAGCTTTCGCCGCCGTTGGGCGCGGTGACCGTGATCGTCGCCCCCACGACCTCCGCGGCCGCGTAATCCTGGGCGAGTTGATCCTCCGTGACCGTCGTATATGTCCGCGAGGGAGGCGTGAACGCATAGCCGTCGAGGGCCGGCGTCACCGTGCCGCTCCAGCCGGCCGATGTGGTCACGTCATAGGCCCCGGAGGAATTCGTCACCGGATTGCCCGGCAGCCCCGACATGAGCACGCCCGCCAGGGGCGACCCGCCGACGAGCACCGTGCCGGCGATACGGACGTTGACCTGGGTCCAGGCAGTGGCCCAGGCTTCGGCGCTGTCGTGGCTGTCGAGGGCGCTTTGATTCCCGGTGTGCGCATCGGTGTGCGTCCGGACCACGAAATAATAGGTCCGGCCCGGCGTCAGGCCGGCGACCTGGAGCGACGCCACCCCCTTGTTCAGGGTGTGGCCGATATCCGCGTAGGGGCCGCCGGCGGTCTCCGAGGACAAGAGCGCGTAGTACCCGCCGTGGGCGGTGTAAGCGATGGTCGTCCAGGAGACGAGGATGTTCGCCCCGTCGAGAGCCGTCGCCGTCACGCCGGTTGGCGGGACCGTTTGGGTCGAGGCCCAGTCCGCGTCCTTGGAATCCAGGAAGGCCGTCACGGCGGAGTCGGTCGCGTAGAGGGAGTTGTAGCCGATATCGGTGCCCTCGGGCAGCAGGGCGGTCAGGTTCGTGATCGAGGCCGGGACGGGCCCCTCGAGGGCGTTGCCGTGGAGATGCAGGTACTGGAGGCTGACCATGTTGCCCAGGGACGACGGGATCGTCCCGGTCAGCATGTTCTCGCACAGCCAGATGTCGACCAGGCTCGTCAGGGAGCCGAGCTCCGTCGGGATGGCCCCGCTCAGATGGTTCTTGTCGAGCCGCAGATAGAGCAGGGAACCCAGGTTGCCCAGGGTCGCCGGGATCGAGCCCGTGAGCTCGTTGTGGCCCAGGTAGAGATAGGTCAGCCCCGACATGTTGCCGATCTCCGCGGGGATCGACCCGGTGATGCTGTTGTTATGAAGAAGAAGCTGCTGGAGCGTCGAGAGATCGCCCAGCTCGGCCGGGAGGGGGCCGCCGAGCTGGTTGAACTGGATGGTGATGCTGACGACGCTCGACAGCCCTCCGATCTCCGGAGGGATGGCCCCGGACAGCTGGTTGAACTCCAGATGCAGGTTGACGAGGCTGGCGAGGTTCCCGATCTCGGGGGGGATCGATCCGGTCAATTGGTTATGGCCGAGCTCGATCTCCTCCAGGAGCGCCAGGTTGCCCAGCTCCGGCGGGATCGTGCCGCTCAGCTGGTTGTGGCTGAGATAGAGCGCCTGAAGGTTGGCCAGATTCCCGATCTCGGGGGGGATCGA is a genomic window of Acidobacteriota bacterium containing:
- a CDS encoding Ser-Thr-rich GPI-anchored membrane family protein, coding for MKRTAVIAVLILFMGLGISALGAIPAAQRQALIALYNATGGDSWTNNTGWKTPPLDTDGFAMPGTENTWRGVTTGASNTTVTAINLSSNNLIGSLPAAIGDLTGLTALNLHTNQLSGSLPSSLGNLTGLTLLHLYQNSFSGSLPAELGNLTNLTALDVYQNQFTGSIPGSLGNLGSLQSLLLNVNQFSGSLPAELGNLTSLLLLNCYNNQLTGSIPASFGGMTSLRGLLLHNNSLTGSIPPEIGNLANLQALYLSHNQLSGTIPPELGNLALLEEIELGHNQLTGSIPPEIGNLASLVNLHLEFNQLSGAIPPEIGGLSSVVSITIQFNQLGGPLPAELGDLSTLQQLLLHNNSITGSIPAEIGNMSGLTYLYLGHNELTGSIPATLGNLGSLLYLRLDKNHLSGAIPTELGSLTSLVDIWLCENMLTGTIPSSLGNMVSLQYLHLHGNALEGPVPASITNLTALLPEGTDIGYNSLYATDSAVTAFLDSKDADWASTQTVPPTGVTATALDGANILVSWTTIAYTAHGGYYALLSSETAGGPYADIGHTLNKGVASLQVAGLTPGRTYYFVVRTHTDAHTGNQSALDSHDSAEAWATAWTQVNVRIAGTVLVGGSPLAGVLMSGLPGNPVTNSSGAYDVTTSAGWSGTVTPALDGYAFTPPSRTYTTVTEDQLAQDYAAAEVVGATITVTAPNGGESWVAGSSHDITWTSTGLAGDVTIDLYKGGVYAKTLGTAAASAGTFAWTIASNETAGTDYRVLVWQGGTSDESDANFTLAVRKDDFVATWDAQGVYYRNSDTAAWVRLASPATMITVGDFDGDGIDDLAGLWPSQGGIWVRYSHNNAWARLSSTAVYIAAGDMNGDGRVDLLGTWDGQGVFYRNSVTGAWVRMASQATMIACGDLDGDGVDDLIGLWPSQGGIWVKYSHNNAWAQISSTARHIASGDMNGDGRDDLLGTWDGQGAFYRNSITGAWVKLASPATLITTGDIDGDGTDDLIGIWPTQGGVWARYSHNNAWVLLGSTARDISAGKMRPAYAGAGLAAAAAAAIDGAEPVSPPALGVASGPEGAVGFRDESSRGPGGSKFAPIEERNPDPFEKREPGTLRPAGPGEPGFVCSEAENSASGPDQKGPGQKNSGQDKVRKTAKH